The Candidatus Thiothrix anitrata genome includes the window TAACCGTTACCCCAACTACGCCGTTTTCCGCACCGTCATCGTCAATGCTGTTGGGGGTATTGTTATCACTCCACACCCGACCGCTAATACTGGCTGGGCGTACCCCCGGCATCCAGTGTCAAATTGGTTTCACCCGATTTCAGGGTCGCGGAAACTGTACCCGCTGCGGCTACGTCGCTATCCAAGCTATCGTCCGCACCTTGATCTTGCAGGGTAAAGCCCATGCCTGCTGGCAGGTTGAATTTCACGCTGTAAGTACCCGGATACAGATTGCTAAAGCGATAATTACCCGCCGCATCCGTGGTGACATCGGTAGCGGTAATTGCCGTGCCATCGCCGCGTGTGCCGGTCAACGTAACCGTCGTCGCAGCCATGCCCGCTTCGTTTACGTCTTGCTTGCCGTCACCATCTGCATCGAACCACAAGGTATCGCCAAGGTTAGCGGCTTTATACAAACCTGCATCCACATCACGTGGTGCTGCACCGCCCGCCAAGGTAAATACCGCCGTGCGCCCAGTCAGCAAATCCGCATCGGAATCTTTCGCAGTATCCCCACCCTGTTTAGCAGTCACAAAACCGCTGAAGGTTTCTGGTTTCGCAAACTCAATCTGGTAATCGCCCGGTGCAAGGTGCGTAAACAGGTATTCGCCGTTCACGTCAGTGGTAGTAGTTTTAACCACCGTGTCACCCGCGCTGTTCAACAAGCGCACCGTTACACCGGCAACACCGTTTTCATTCGCGTCCTGTTCACCGTTACCGTTGAGGTCTTCCCACACCCGATCACCAACGCTGGCACTGCCCACGTAACCAAAATCCAAACCACTGGTTTCCGCACCGGCATTCACTGCCGCTGAAGTCTGGTGATCTTTGAGTGCGTCAGGGTCAGCCGTTTGCAATACACCGGCTGGCAACGTCGCCGTGGTGACTTTCACGCTATAGGTTCCCGGCGGTAAGTTATCCGCACGGTACGAACCATTCGCCAGTGTGGTCAACGTGGCTACGGTATTACCCGCTGAATCCAGCACCAACACTGTGACATTGGCTAACGCTGTTTCGCCCGCATCGCGTGCGCCATTGCTGTTCGCATCTGTCCACAGCACGCCGCTTAAGCTGCCTTTACGTTTGGCATCAAGGTAATCGTTACCAATACTGTCTTGACCGGAAGCCAACGCCAGTGCAATGCGGTTATCGTTTGCCGCTTGAATGTCTGCCGTTGACTCCCACTTATCCAAATCCGTTTCAACAATGACGTAACTGCCCGGTTTCACTGCACTAAACAGGTACAAACCGGTAGCGTTAGTCGTCGCCGTCGCCACACTTACCCCATCAGCCGGATTGCCGTCGTTATTCGGATCGGTAAACAGGGTAATCGTGACACCGGCAATGCCTTCATCCGTATCTGTCAGGCTTGCGTCGTAATCCGCATCGTGGCGCACTTGCCCCGCAATGCTGCCAATGTGGTAATCCAAGAAATCGTTGTTAGCAGAAACACCACCACCCAGTACTGGCGTGGTTAATTCATCCACCGACACCACTGCTGCACCTATCGCAGTTCCGGCAACGCTGCCGCTGGACAGGTAATCAACCGGATTGGTT containing:
- a CDS encoding SdrD B-like domain-containing protein, which translates into the protein MQFVPPAGMTLVGANQGKDDTLDSDPAGDGKVAVTVVSGVGNQTVDAGIVPAKLGDYVWLDSNGDGKQDAGEPPVVGMTVKLLDKLGAPVLDAGGNAMTATTDAAGKYQFSVLPGEYSVKFVLPANAAFTQKNQGAADKDSDADITTGVTAVVTVASGADNPTLDAGLATARISGAVIKDANANGVKDAGEVGIAGVTVTLSGVDALGHSVNATATTDANGAYNFAVLPGTYTLKETNPVDYLSSGSVAGTAIGAAVVSVDELTTPVLGGGVSANNDFLDYHIGSIAGQVRHDADYDASLTDTDEGIAGVTITLFTDPNNDGNPADGVSVATATTNATGLYLFSAVKPGSYVIVETDLDKWESTADIQAANDNRIALALASGQDSIGNDYLDAKRKGSLSGVLWTDANSNGARDAGETALANVTVLVLDSAGNTVATLTTLANGSYRADNLPPGTYSVKVTTATLPAGVLQTADPDALKDHQTSAAVNAGAETSGLDFGYVGSASVGDRVWEDLNGNGEQDANENGVAGVTVRLLNSAGDTVVKTTTTDVNGEYLFTHLAPGDYQIEFAKPETFSGFVTAKQGGDTAKDSDADLLTGRTAVFTLAGGAAPRDVDAGLYKAANLGDTLWFDADGDGKQDVNEAGMAATTVTLTGTRGDGTAITATDVTTDAAGNYRFSNLYPGTYSVKFNLPAGMGFTLQDQGADDSLDSDVAAAGTVSATLKSGETNLTLDAGGTPSQY